The following are encoded together in the Anopheles nili chromosome 3, idAnoNiliSN_F5_01, whole genome shotgun sequence genome:
- the LOC128722649 gene encoding lysosome membrane protein 2, translating into MGLHKNYFKVGQNASNQLFGLPPSQGSPTPLSMLISQGAKFNSNRIAVIIFGIVTLIAGVVLSSVPWLNIFIMKNLRLWNGTISFHYWQRPGVTRLTKVYIFNVTNPEGFLAGEKPKLVEVGPFVYREDMEKVNIKFHDNHTVTYQHKKILQFVPELSVDKNLRITTPNIPLLTISTQSKYLSFVLSKSISFILTAAKYKPFISLTADELVFGYDDTLVSLAHRFYPRNRRPMEQMGLLNGRNGTLTEYATMHTGHTGMEQFGYFDKLNGLDHLPHWDNEPCRSIQASEGSFFPPRDITKKDVVYIYDKDLCRTLPLVYREPVEKDGIGADLYTLSEDAYGPPNENNSCFDHPHYKKYYGLQNISPCQYGAPVYISNPHFFQSDPQLLDAVEGLQPNAEQHKTYFKIQPKLGVPLEGQVRVQLNLLVEKAPNVMATKDFRDFVFPIMWLEEGVSELTPPIRRWIYLATVFAPTALPILSYGMILTGAFAMIFVFVRAYKNFVFTDDPTTELLEMGRRSLRRGSHLINNGQHRILHRDSYILLKANGGAITSNGDELDSGASPDTSGPHNNNNHLLHNHNLLHSHHHLYVQPKDQSLLTEEDSPA; encoded by the exons ATGGGATTGCACAAAAACTACTTCAAAGTCGGACAGAATGCTAGCAATCAGCTGTTTGGTTTGCCGCCCAGTCAGGGCAGCCCCACGCCGCTATCGATGCTCATTTCGCAGGGAGCGAAATTTAATAGCA ATCGCATTGCGGTAATTATCTTCGGTATCGTCACCCTCATCGCCGGCGTGGTGTTATCGTCCGTGCCGTGgctgaacattttcatcatgAAG AACCTGCGGCTGTGGAACGGCACGATAAGCTTCCACTACTGGCAGCGCCCGGGGGTGACTAGGCTAACTAAGGTGTACATATTTAACGTAACAAACCCGGAGGGGTTCCTCGCCGGTGAAAAGCCAAAACTAGTTGAAGTAGGACCATTCGTGTATAG AGAGGATATGGAGAAAGTGAACATCAAGTTCCACGACAACCACACCGTCACGTACCAGCACAAGAAGATCCTGCAGTTCGTGCCCGAGCTTAGCGTGGACAAGAACCTGCGAATCACGACGCCAAATATTCCTCTGCTG ACCATCTCCACCCAAAGCAAGTACCTCAGCTTCGTCCTATCAAAGAGCATATCCTTCATACTAACGGCAGCCAAATACAAACCGTTCATCTCACTGACGGCCGACGAGCTGGTATTTGGCTACGACGACACGCTCGTCAGCTTGGCGCATCGATTCTACCCCCGAAATCGACGGCCTATGGAGCAGATGGGCCTACTGAATGGG CGAAACGGCACCCTGACCGAGTACGCGACGATGCACACGGGCCACACCGGCATGGAGCAGTTCGGGTACTTCGACAAGCTGAACGGGCTCGATCATCTGCCCCACTGGGATAATGAGCCGTGCCGGAGCATCCAAGCATCCGAGGGTAGCTTTTTCCCGCCACGTGACATCACCAAGAAGGACGTGGTGTACATCTACGATAAGGACCTTTGCCGGACGCTTCCGCTCGTCTATCGAGAACCGGTCGAAAAGGATG GCATCGGTGCCGATCTTTACACGTTGTCGGAGGATGCGTACGGGCCGCCGAATGAGAACAACAGCTGCTTCGATCATCCGCACTACAAGAAGTATTACGGGCTGCAGAATATCAGCCCCTGCCAGTACGGAGCGCCCGTTTACATCTCGAACCCGCACTTCTTCCAGTCGGACCCGCAACTCCTGGATGCTGTGGAAGGACTTCAGCCAAACGCAGAGCAGCACAAGACGTACTTCAAGATCCAACCC AAACTGGGCGTCCCACTCGAGGGTCAGGTACGCGTGCAGCTTAATCTTCTAGTCGAGAAAGCACCGAACGTGATGGCAACCAAAGATTTTCGTGATTTCGTATTCCCCATCATGTGGCTCGAGGAG GGAGTCAGCGAACTAACGCCACCCATCCGACGGTGGATTTATCTAGCGACCGTGTTCGCTCCCACGGCTCTTCCGATCCTGTCGTACGGCATGATACTGACCGGAGCGTTCGCTATGATCTTCGTCTTTGTGCGGGCGTACAAGAACTTTGTATTCACGGATGACCCTACGAcggagctgctcgagatgggTCGTCGCTCGTTGCGGCGTGGAAGCCATCTTATCAACAACGGGCAGCATCGGATACTGCACCGTGATAGCTACATCCTGCTGAAGGCGAATGGCGGTGCGATCACCTCAAACGGAGACGAACTGGACAGTGGAGCTAGTCCGGACACCAGTGGcccacacaacaacaacaatcatcTGCTACATAATCACAATCTACTGCACAGCCACCATCATCTGTACGTGCAGCCGAAGGACCAAAGTCTGCTCACCGAAGAGGACTCACCTGCATAG
- the LOC128725858 gene encoding adenine phosphoribosyltransferase, translated as MSNELSANVELIKQHIGEYPDFPKKGILFKDVFTALRHGEVCKAIKNVLISHVRENCPDVQVIVGLEARGFLFSLLIAAELGIASVPIRKKGKLPGSCAQQEYSLEYGTDVFEIQKGSIVSGQKVLIIDDLLATGGTMDAANKLVQQIGGVVEQNVVIIELTALGGRKKLEVSGSKVHSFIQYDDIE; from the exons atgtcGAACGAACTAAGCGCGAATGTTGAACTGATCAAGCAACATATCGGCGAGTATCCTGATTTTCCGAAAAAAGGAATTCTATTTAA aGATGTCTTTACCGCTTTGCGCCATGGTGAAGTATGCAAGGCCATTAAAAACGTGCTCATATCGCACGTGCGCGAAAACTGCCCAGATGTCCAGGTGATAGTCGGTCTCGAAGCACGTGGCTTCTTGTTCAGTTTGCTCATAGCCGCCGAGTTGGGCATTGCGTCGGTTCCGAtaaggaaaaagggcaaactgCCGGGATCATGCGCTcagcaagagtacagcttggaGTATGGAACC GACGTGTTTGAAATTCAGAAGGGGAGCATCGTGTCAGGACAGAAGGTCTTAATCATAGATGATCTGCTGGCAACCGGTGGCACGATGGACGCAGCAAACAAACTGGTGCAGCAAATTGGTGGCGTAGTAGAGCAGAACGTAGTCATCATAGAGCTTACTGCATTAGGCGGCCGAAAGAAACTGGAAGTTTCCGGATCGAAAGTACATTCCTTTATACAATATGATGATATAGAATGA
- the LOC128725291 gene encoding LHFPL tetraspan subfamily member 3 protein — protein MGTKIEYVDSSHMYATNYIRNSKAIAVLWAIFSICYAIISVVAFVTPEWVGDADSDAGGRLGLWQICQKDDLTDSCTGRLEDLLEMQSIAFQVATVFCGLAVATSVLAIFCLLLMVFMKSTTVFHICGWMQMLSALCMVIACVSFPFGWNSDEFRKICGPESNRFEVGLCSLRWAYPLAIIACIDGFILATLSFILATRHVRLQPEPQYQSSTYRGEINNAYVTDVASIAGSRKSLNLQPVLLVAPPHIIF, from the exons ATGGGAACGAAAATCGAGTACGTTGACTCGAGCCACATGTACGCGACGAACTACATCCGCAACTCGAAGGCGATCGCCGTCCTGTGGGCGATCTTTAGCATTTGCTACGCGATCATCAGTGTTGTCGCATTCGTGACACCAG AATGGGTCGGTGATGCAGATTCGGATGCCGGAGGACGACTTGGCTTGTGGCAGATCTGCCAAAAGGACGATCTCACCGACAGTTGCACCGGCAGGCTGGAGGATCTGCTCGAAATGCAATCCATAGCGTTTCAG GTGGCGACGGTATTTTGTGGCCTAGCCGTCGCGACTTCCGTGCTGGCGATCTTCtgcctgctgctgatggtgttcATGAAGTCAACGACCGTTTTTCACATTTGCGGCTGGATGCAGATGCTTTCCG CTCTCTGCATGGTGATCGCGTgcgtttcctttccattcgGCTGGAATTCGGACGAGTTCCGTAAGATTTGTGGACCGGAGTCAAATCGCTTCGAGGTTGGCCTTTGCAGTTTGCGCTGGGCGTACCCATTGGCGATCATTG CTTGCATCGATGGGTTCATCCTAGCCACATTGTCCTTCATCCTAGCGACGCGACACGTTCGTTTGCAACCGGAACCGCAATACCAAAGCAGTACGTATAG AGGAGAAATAAACAACGCCTACGTTACGGATGTTGCCAGCATCGCTGGTTCCCGGAAATCGCTTAATCTTCAGCCTGTGCTGCTAGTGGCGCCTCCGCATATAATATTTTAA